Proteins encoded in a region of the Clostridium butyricum genome:
- a CDS encoding lasso peptide biosynthesis PqqD family chaperone, giving the protein MNKSNDFKIKLNLNCEVIRNLEIDDADIDGEKVMMDIENGKYYALNEVGSKIWELTKDKIKINDIINVLLSEYEVGEEQCRESTMNFIERLYNDDLIKIA; this is encoded by the coding sequence ATGAATAAAAGCAATGATTTTAAAATTAAACTAAATTTAAATTGTGAAGTTATAAGGAACTTAGAAATAGACGATGCAGATATTGATGGAGAAAAAGTTATGATGGATATTGAAAATGGAAAGTATTATGCATTAAATGAGGTGGGAAGTAAAATCTGGGAACTCACAAAAGATAAGATAAAAATTAATGACATTATAAATGTTCTTTTAAGTGAATATGAAGTTGGTGAAGAACAATGTAGAGAATCCACAATGAATTTTATAGAGAGATTATATAATGATGACCTTATTAAAATTGCTTGA
- a CDS encoding lasso peptide biosynthesis B2 protein, translated as MMTLLKLLEKFNQLEWKSKKEFIKAYIYTGFFRAYILFIPFRKLAKRMGKVKCESPEEVDKDTYFEAERIGSIVSKASKYTFWKSLCLVQALTAQKLLRDKNISTTIYLGVLKDKKNNIIAHAWTRCGKYFVTGGENNEMFTVVAKFSN; from the coding sequence ATGATGACCTTATTAAAATTGCTTGAAAAATTTAATCAATTAGAATGGAAAAGTAAAAAAGAGTTTATTAAGGCTTATATATACACTGGATTTTTTAGAGCTTATATATTGTTTATTCCATTTAGAAAGTTAGCAAAAAGAATGGGAAAAGTAAAATGTGAATCTCCAGAGGAAGTAGATAAAGATACGTACTTTGAAGCGGAAAGAATAGGAAGTATAGTTTCAAAGGCATCAAAATATACTTTTTGGAAAAGTTTATGCCTTGTACAAGCTTTAACAGCACAAAAATTGTTAAGGGATAAAAATATATCAACTACAATATATTTAGGTGTACTTAAAGATAAGAAAAATAATATTATAGCTCATGCCTGGACAAGATGTGGGAAATATTTTGTAACAGGTGGAGAAAATAATGAGATGTTTACTGTTGTAGCAAAATTTTCTAACTAG
- a CDS encoding nucleotidyltransferase domain-containing protein gives MNNSYETIVNILKYSIKKQNYILDDNVINWGEFVEKADEHQISALIYYLIGKNNLKNVPNDILNKWKKDIILSGIAQRKITEAFRNIIDDIILKLNIDIIVLKGIVLKKYYPVDELRTMSDFDILINKNDFQKIKEYLLENHFIYIEDNHPVHATFYNENGVCIEVHWKLINNENYIADTINFEKYIWDELIEFDLDGVKVKTLNKENFLLHLCIHMAKHLRNSGFGLRQLYDIVLFCNKEKDNIDWNIFESKCSECGALKFSVGLFKLINKLFNLSFFEEALRRNKLDNYDSEVLFEEILSYDKYNEERRNISIRSAAKIKKEKKKILVGLFPKEEDLKRDFPYAINKFMLIVAWFNRLLKKLIEKFKKICIGKNLRIVIKRRKLLLNQFDL, from the coding sequence ATGAATAACAGCTATGAAACCATAGTAAACATACTAAAATATTCAATTAAAAAGCAAAATTATATATTAGATGATAATGTTATTAATTGGGGTGAGTTTGTAGAGAAAGCTGATGAACATCAGATTTCAGCATTAATATATTATTTGATTGGAAAAAATAATCTTAAAAATGTGCCAAATGATATATTAAATAAATGGAAAAAAGACATAATTTTAAGTGGTATTGCACAAAGAAAAATTACAGAAGCATTTAGAAATATAATTGATGATATTATATTAAAATTGAATATAGATATAATAGTTTTGAAAGGGATAGTACTTAAAAAATACTACCCTGTAGATGAACTTAGGACAATGAGTGACTTTGATATATTAATTAACAAAAATGATTTTCAGAAGATAAAGGAGTATCTTTTAGAAAATCATTTTATTTATATTGAAGATAATCATCCAGTACATGCTACATTTTATAATGAAAATGGAGTATGTATTGAAGTTCATTGGAAACTTATAAATAATGAAAACTATATAGCAGATACAATAAATTTTGAAAAATATATATGGGATGAATTAATAGAATTTGATTTAGATGGTGTAAAAGTAAAGACATTAAATAAAGAGAACTTTTTACTTCATTTGTGTATTCATATGGCAAAACATCTTAGAAATAGTGGTTTTGGATTAAGGCAGTTATATGATATTGTGTTATTTTGTAATAAAGAAAAAGATAATATTGATTGGAACATATTTGAAAGTAAATGCAGTGAATGTGGAGCATTGAAATTTTCTGTTGGATTATTTAAATTGATAAATAAATTGTTTAATCTAAGTTTTTTTGAAGAAGCACTAAGAAGAAATAAACTAGATAATTATGATTCAGAAGTATTATTTGAAGAAATACTCTCTTATGATAAATATAATGAGGAAAGAAGAAATATTAGTATAAGATCAGCAGCTAAAATTAAAAAGGAAAAGAAAAAGATATTAGTTGGATTATTTCCTAAAGAAGAAGATTTGAAAAGAGATTTTCCCTATGCAATTAATAAATTCATGTTAATCGTAGCATGGTTTAACAGATTACTAAAGAAATTAATCGAAAAATTTAAAAAGATATGTATAGGAAAAAATTTAAGAATAGTAATAAAAAGAAGAAAACTATTGTTAAATCAATTTGATTTATAA
- a CDS encoding glycosyltransferase translates to MSQEINVSIIIPVYNVEKYLRKCIESALNQTLDNIEIIAVNDGSTDNSLKILNEYENMYKNFKVINQVNMGLSGARNSGLNCSSGKYVYFLDSDDYIDSELAELCYYACEKNRAEVAMFDAGVFLEKDLKNNNLNFNYNRKDVLGSNVVKGEELFCELIKKKIYKSPVWLFFYNRQFLKNNKLTFYNGIIHEDELFTPQALIKSNRIIYIPKDLFFRRVRNDSIMTKKIGRKNIEGYYVVAEKLYEFSETINDKITYKILLKKIVELYNNSFKNCYILGLDDKKYTPLKGKIKKSILEKKNLKNLKLKLFVVCPDIIYNISRIKSYISLKIKKLGGCNG, encoded by the coding sequence ATGAGTCAAGAAATTAACGTAAGTATAATAATACCAGTATATAATGTAGAAAAATATTTGAGAAAATGTATTGAAAGTGCATTAAATCAAACATTAGACAATATTGAAATAATAGCGGTAAATGATGGTAGTACTGACAACAGTTTAAAAATATTAAATGAGTATGAGAATATGTATAAAAATTTTAAAGTAATTAATCAAGTAAATATGGGATTGAGTGGAGCTAGAAATTCTGGGTTAAATTGTTCAAGTGGTAAATATGTGTATTTTTTAGATTCTGATGACTATATTGATAGTGAACTAGCTGAACTTTGCTACTATGCTTGTGAAAAGAATAGAGCAGAAGTTGCCATGTTTGATGCAGGTGTATTTTTAGAAAAAGATTTGAAGAATAATAATTTGAACTTTAATTATAATAGAAAAGATGTACTAGGATCAAATGTGGTAAAAGGTGAGGAATTATTTTGTGAATTAATAAAAAAGAAAATCTATAAATCTCCAGTATGGTTATTTTTTTACAATAGACAATTTCTAAAAAATAATAAATTAACATTTTATAATGGAATAATACATGAAGATGAATTATTTACACCACAGGCATTAATAAAATCAAACAGAATAATTTATATACCAAAAGATTTATTCTTTAGAAGAGTTAGAAATGATTCTATTATGACAAAGAAAATAGGTAGAAAAAATATAGAAGGATATTATGTTGTAGCAGAGAAATTATATGAATTTTCTGAAACTATAAATGATAAAATAACCTATAAAATTTTACTAAAAAAAATAGTAGAGCTATATAATAATTCATTTAAAAACTGTTATATATTAGGTTTGGATGATAAAAAGTATACTCCATTAAAAGGAAAAATAAAAAAATCAATATTAGAAAAGAAGAATTTGAAAAATTTAAAACTTAAATTATTTGTTGTGTGTCCAGATATAATATATAACATTAGTAGAATTAAAAGTTATATATCTTTGAAAATTAAAAAATTAGGGGGTTGTAATGGCTAA
- a CDS encoding glycosyltransferase, producing the protein MNILNTIISFNTGGAEKLLCDLLNNWNRKEDNVFLCIINNDYSKELLSTITCQSRIVCLNREPDKMNFKFLIQYLNLIKRLKINKIHCHDKESVFVSSVVKVFLGDIDLYHTIHDIPIYRELSIFYLLLDKLFVKNIIAISNSVKKEILLKGVKESKVKIIYNGIDFSKFKQHSEQKNEKINIGCVARIQPLKKGQDILIQAINLLVKVYPNIKCFFAGTYESKDQNEMNNLVTMVENLNLENNVEFLGNINDIPMFLNNMDIFVLPSRFEGFGISIIEAMAAKVRVIASNIDGPKEIIVNNNFGYLFKSEDYNDLYLNLVKVITEDSRKNKIKETYNYAFQNFSIDKMISNLYILYNS; encoded by the coding sequence ATGAATATTTTAAATACTATAATATCATTCAATACTGGTGGTGCAGAAAAACTATTGTGCGACTTATTGAATAATTGGAATAGAAAAGAGGATAATGTTTTTTTATGTATTATTAATAATGATTATTCCAAAGAATTGTTATCAACAATTACATGTCAAAGTAGAATTGTTTGTTTAAATAGGGAACCAGATAAGATGAATTTTAAATTTTTAATACAATACTTAAATTTAATCAAGCGATTAAAAATAAATAAAATTCATTGTCATGATAAAGAAAGTGTTTTTGTATCGAGTGTAGTAAAAGTTTTTTTGGGTGATATAGATTTATATCATACTATACATGATATTCCTATTTATAGAGAACTAAGTATATTTTATCTTTTACTTGATAAATTATTTGTGAAAAATATAATAGCTATATCAAACTCGGTAAAAAAAGAAATATTATTGAAAGGGGTTAAGGAAAGTAAAGTTAAAATTATATATAATGGGATAGATTTTTCAAAATTTAAACAACACAGTGAACAGAAGAATGAGAAAATTAATATAGGATGTGTTGCCAGAATACAACCTTTAAAGAAAGGTCAAGATATATTGATACAAGCAATAAATTTGCTTGTAAAAGTTTATCCAAATATAAAATGTTTTTTTGCTGGAACATATGAATCTAAAGATCAAAATGAAATGAATAATTTAGTAACTATGGTTGAAAATTTAAATTTGGAAAATAATGTTGAATTTTTAGGTAACATTAATGATATTCCTATGTTTTTGAATAATATGGATATATTTGTATTACCTTCAAGATTCGAAGGATTTGGAATATCAATTATAGAAGCTATGGCTGCTAAGGTTCGAGTTATAGCATCTAACATTGATGGTCCTAAGGAAATAATAGTTAATAATAATTTTGGCTATTTATTTAAATCAGAAGATTATAATGATCTATATTTAAATCTTGTAAAAGTAATTACGGAAGACAGTAGGAAAAACAAAATTAAAGAAACTTACAATTATGCGTTTCAAAACTTTAGTATAGATAAAATGATTAGTAATTTATATATTTTATATAACTCCTGA
- a CDS encoding glycosyltransferase family 2 protein, which yields MTLEKIISVVTCTFNRAYLLDNLYNSLKKQTFKNFVWIVIDDGSTDNTEELIERFIDQKIIDIVYKKIENGGKHRALNKAIQMCQTKLFFIVDSDDQLVNNSLERIIKIENGIKDKDNFCGLAGMRASFNGKLLSNTMKSDVIDATALESIYRYNLKGDKAEVFYSKVLKKYRFPEFSGEKFLNEAVLWNKIANDGYKIRWFNEVIYLGNYQNDGLTKHMLSLSIQNYRGRCYYHNEEIKYKIPLLKKIYHQSNYFRYGLCGKEKIKNLFEQASNKLLCIITLPIGYMGMVYTKLILKNRYSKENLL from the coding sequence ATGACTCTAGAGAAAATAATATCTGTAGTAACGTGTACATTTAATAGGGCATATTTATTAGATAATTTGTATAACTCACTTAAGAAACAAACATTTAAAAATTTTGTGTGGATTGTTATTGATGATGGATCGACTGATAATACTGAAGAATTAATAGAAAGATTTATAGATCAAAAGATTATAGATATAGTATATAAAAAAATAGAAAATGGTGGTAAGCATAGGGCGCTTAACAAAGCAATTCAAATGTGTCAAACAAAATTATTTTTTATAGTAGATTCAGATGACCAATTAGTTAATAATTCTTTGGAAAGAATCATTAAAATTGAAAATGGAATAAAAGATAAAGATAATTTTTGTGGTTTAGCAGGAATGAGAGCGTCATTCAATGGAAAATTATTATCAAATACGATGAAAAGTGATGTGATCGATGCTACAGCATTAGAATCTATATATAGATACAACTTAAAAGGTGATAAAGCAGAAGTATTTTATAGTAAAGTTCTTAAAAAATATAGATTTCCAGAATTTTCAGGAGAAAAATTTCTTAATGAAGCTGTTTTATGGAATAAAATAGCTAATGATGGATATAAAATAAGATGGTTTAATGAAGTGATTTATTTGGGGAATTATCAAAATGATGGATTAACTAAACATATGCTTTCTTTATCAATACAGAATTATAGAGGACGATGCTATTATCACAATGAAGAAATTAAGTATAAAATTCCATTATTAAAAAAAATATATCATCAATCGAATTATTTTAGATATGGATTGTGTGGAAAAGAAAAAATAAAAAATCTCTTTGAACAAGCTAGTAATAAATTACTATGTATAATAACTTTACCTATAGGTTATATGGGAATGGTGTATACAAAATTAATTCTTAAAAATAGATATAGTAAGGAGAATTTATTGTGA
- a CDS encoding CpsD/CapB family tyrosine-protein kinase: MLIVESRPKSAEAEAYKTLRTNVQYSSISKKIKTLLVTSADSKDGKSTVCSNLGVTFSQNGQSVIILDCDFRKPSIHKFFNISNSAGITDILLGEEKLEETIQHYNSNTDILTAGNIPPNPSEILGSQSMINLLSFLSERYDIVIIDSPPVGVVTDAQIISASVDGTLVVIRAEETKAKRVTEAVNLLKKVDANIIGMVLNEAQTINKSYSDYYA, translated from the coding sequence ATGTTAATAGTAGAGAGTAGACCAAAATCAGCAGAGGCTGAAGCATATAAGACATTACGAACTAATGTACAATATTCGTCAATAAGCAAAAAGATAAAAACATTGTTAGTAACAAGTGCTGATTCTAAGGATGGAAAATCTACAGTATGCAGTAATTTGGGAGTGACATTTTCACAAAATGGTCAATCTGTTATTATACTTGATTGTGATTTTAGAAAACCTTCAATTCATAAGTTCTTTAATATATCAAATTCAGCAGGTATAACAGATATACTTCTAGGAGAAGAAAAATTAGAAGAAACTATTCAACATTACAATTCAAATACAGATATCCTTACAGCAGGAAATATACCACCTAACCCTTCAGAAATTTTAGGATCACAAAGTATGATAAATTTATTGAGTTTTTTAAGTGAAAGGTATGATATTGTTATCATAGATAGTCCACCAGTAGGGGTGGTAACTGATGCTCAAATAATATCAGCATCAGTAGATGGTACTCTTGTAGTAATTAGAGCAGAAGAAACAAAAGCAAAAAGAGTAACTGAAGCAGTAAACTTATTAAAAAAAGTTGATGCTAATATTATTGGTATGGTTTTAAATGAAGCTCAAACTATTAATAAAAGTTATAGTGATTATTATGCTTAG
- a CDS encoding lipopolysaccharide biosynthesis protein: protein MANISIKKAALINFIAKYSNILIQLLVNCILARILTPDDYGIVAVITVFISFFTMIADMGIGPAIIQNKELSNRDVSEIFTFTILTGVIISIIFALFSYPLSKIYDNNVYIYLGMILSISILFNILNIVPNSLLLKEKKFKTLGVRTIIINFLCGMITIALALVGAKYYSLVINSLLVGFFTFSINCYGSNLKIKFSFSSIKKIKQFSSYQFSFNFINYFSRNLDNLLIGKFMGQVPLGYYDKAYKLMLYPVSNLTFVITPVLHPILSDYQNDKDIIYEKYIKVVKLLALLGAFISVYCFFSADEIIRIMFGNQWGTSVASFKILSISICVQMVLSSSGTIFQATNETKKMFYAGLLGAGANILMIIIGVLKGKIEYVAIGVVIAYMLNFITCYYLLIKKVFNRKLTEFMMEFRSTILILVICSLFMVIFEININNCMISAAYKFVICGSGYVLSLYLTKEINMFLSILGLDKKRKIETTS from the coding sequence ATGGCTAATATAAGTATCAAAAAAGCAGCTTTGATTAATTTTATTGCAAAATACAGCAATATATTGATTCAATTATTAGTGAACTGTATATTGGCTAGAATATTAACTCCAGATGATTATGGAATAGTTGCAGTAATTACAGTTTTTATAAGTTTTTTTACAATGATTGCGGATATGGGGATTGGTCCGGCGATTATACAGAATAAAGAATTAAGTAATAGAGATGTATCAGAAATTTTTACATTTACTATTCTTACAGGAGTGATTATATCTATTATATTTGCTTTATTTTCATATCCATTATCAAAAATCTATGATAATAATGTATATATTTATCTTGGAATGATATTATCAATATCTATTTTATTTAACATATTAAATATTGTACCTAATTCATTATTGCTAAAAGAGAAGAAATTTAAAACGCTAGGAGTTAGAACAATTATAATAAATTTTTTATGTGGAATGATTACAATAGCATTAGCTTTAGTAGGTGCAAAGTATTATTCTTTAGTAATAAATTCTCTATTAGTAGGCTTCTTTACATTTTCAATAAATTGCTACGGATCAAATTTAAAAATAAAATTTTCTTTTAGTAGTATAAAGAAAATAAAACAATTTTCAAGTTATCAATTTTCATTTAATTTTATAAATTATTTTTCTAGAAATTTAGATAATTTATTAATAGGTAAATTTATGGGACAAGTGCCACTAGGATATTATGATAAAGCATATAAATTAATGTTATATCCAGTATCAAATTTAACATTTGTAATTACACCTGTTTTACATCCAATTTTATCGGATTATCAAAATGATAAAGATATTATTTACGAAAAATATATTAAAGTAGTAAAGTTATTAGCTTTGCTAGGGGCATTTATTAGTGTATATTGCTTTTTTAGTGCAGATGAAATAATTAGAATTATGTTTGGAAATCAATGGGGGACATCAGTTGCAAGTTTTAAAATTCTCAGTATTTCAATTTGTGTTCAAATGGTATTATCTAGTTCAGGAACGATATTTCAAGCTACAAATGAAACAAAAAAGATGTTTTATGCAGGTCTTCTAGGTGCGGGTGCTAATATATTAATGATAATAATAGGAGTATTAAAAGGAAAAATTGAATATGTAGCAATAGGGGTAGTTATAGCTTATATGTTGAATTTTATAACATGTTATTACTTACTAATAAAGAAGGTTTTCAATAGAAAATTAACTGAGTTCATGATGGAATTTAGATCTACAATATTAATCTTAGTAATATGCAGTTTGTTTATGGTTATATTTGAAATTAATATAAATAATTGTATGATTTCTGCAGCGTATAAATTTGTGATTTGTGGAAGTGGGTATGTACTATCATTATATCTTACAAAAGAAATTAATATGTTTTTATCAATTTTAGGGTTAGATAAAAAGAGAAAAATAGAAACTACTAGTTAA
- a CDS encoding ABC transporter ATP-binding protein, with amino-acid sequence MKLLKKINHNNIKNLINKFKWILKQSKPIIIFIVMITLINSLISFSNVYNAIVSKSLIDSAINGQTHEVFKWLFIMALIIILNMVGSPITSLISTHASTKLTQNIQRNLYEHLEYSDWLTQSKYHSINLLTRITSDVDTIISMLLKTIPSVITFTLTLIASFYTLIYLASSIAIVAIVIGPAIIIISKIFSKRLKLIYKQVQEADIKYKSFIQESLQNIMIVKTFCMEKVNIEKIKNIQKNNYSLSMKNTKLLSLTSFSIDSCSSAAYFTIFCWGALNISKGSYTYGTFTAMLQLYSQIQYPISSLAHLFPSIISSLAAAERLMELENFPIEKYSQDSTITFNAPTINFRNVSFKYNDASTVIDNISLQINPGETIALIGSSGEGKTTLIRLLLSLIQPSKGEISFYEDNISQVINRNHRTLISYVPQGNTLFSGTIEDNLKYGNTNASHNEILDSLKKSCCFDFINDLPNGIHTVIGEKGLGLSEGQSQRIAIARSLLRKKPILILDEATSSLDPETEIKILKEIKNLSHKPTCIIITHRPSALNICSTIYKLQNGTLINIEKDTLLEIANELV; translated from the coding sequence ATGAAGTTATTAAAAAAAATAAATCATAACAATATAAAAAATTTAATAAATAAATTCAAATGGATACTAAAACAATCAAAACCAATTATTATTTTTATAGTGATGATAACACTAATAAATTCCTTAATATCATTTTCAAATGTATATAATGCTATTGTTTCAAAATCTCTTATAGACTCTGCTATAAATGGACAAACGCACGAAGTATTTAAATGGTTATTTATAATGGCATTAATTATAATATTGAATATGGTTGGCTCTCCAATTACTTCACTGATAAGTACACATGCTTCTACAAAACTCACTCAAAATATTCAAAGAAATTTGTATGAACATTTAGAATACAGCGATTGGCTTACCCAGAGTAAATATCATAGCATAAACTTACTTACACGAATTACTTCTGATGTAGATACAATAATTTCTATGCTTTTAAAAACTATCCCTTCTGTAATTACTTTTACACTTACATTAATTGCTTCATTCTATACATTAATTTATCTGGCTTCTTCAATCGCAATTGTGGCTATCGTAATTGGACCAGCTATTATAATAATAAGCAAAATTTTTAGTAAAAGATTAAAATTAATATATAAGCAAGTGCAAGAAGCCGATATAAAATATAAATCATTTATTCAAGAGTCTTTACAGAATATTATGATAGTAAAAACATTTTGCATGGAGAAAGTAAACATAGAAAAAATTAAAAATATACAAAAAAATAATTACTCTCTTTCTATGAAAAACACTAAACTTTTATCATTAACAAGCTTTTCAATTGATAGTTGCTCATCTGCTGCATATTTTACAATATTCTGCTGGGGGGCTCTAAATATATCTAAGGGAAGCTATACCTATGGCACCTTTACAGCTATGCTTCAACTTTATTCTCAAATTCAATATCCAATATCGTCTTTAGCTCATTTATTTCCATCTATAATTTCATCATTAGCAGCTGCTGAAAGACTGATGGAACTTGAAAATTTTCCTATTGAAAAATATTCTCAAGACTCTACAATCACTTTTAATGCTCCTACTATAAATTTTAGAAATGTTTCCTTTAAATATAATGATGCTAGTACGGTTATAGATAATATAAGTTTACAGATTAATCCAGGAGAAACTATCGCATTAATTGGATCTTCAGGAGAAGGAAAAACTACTTTAATAAGACTTTTATTATCACTTATACAACCTTCAAAAGGTGAAATAAGTTTCTATGAAGATAATATTTCGCAAGTAATAAATCGGAATCATAGAACTCTTATTTCTTATGTTCCTCAAGGAAATACACTTTTTTCAGGAACTATCGAAGATAATTTAAAATACGGTAATACAAACGCTTCCCACAATGAGATATTAGATTCTCTAAAAAAATCATGTTGTTTTGACTTTATAAATGATCTCCCAAATGGAATTCATACTGTTATAGGAGAAAAAGGTCTAGGACTTTCAGAAGGACAATCTCAGCGTATTGCTATTGCAAGATCCTTATTAAGAAAAAAGCCCATTTTAATACTTGATGAAGCTACTTCATCTCTTGATCCTGAAACAGAGATAAAAATTCTAAAAGAAATCAAAAATTTATCTCATAAGCCAACATGCATAATAATAACTCATAGACCATCAGCTTTAAACATATGTAGTACAATTTATAAACTTCAAAATGGAACTTTAATAAATATAGAAAAAGATACTCTACTTGAAATCGCAAATGAATTAGTATAA
- a CDS encoding tyrosine-protein phosphatase produces MVDIHSHILPKIDDGSQGLSMTYEMLRRCSDDGVKKIIATPHYYDCSSAEFRKVKAMVRMLNKLLYKQNLDMKIFYGQEVYLTENILKEYEKKKIGTINDSRYMLIELNMDRFSHTMLNMIYELRIRDIVPIIAHPERYNFILKKSNILNSLIKEGCLFQINSGSIEGNFGWKVKKRARILMRHNIYSFIGSDAHNNSKRKTGIKKSLKFLKKVNVDCEDYFESNSEKLLNNQIIEFKGEKINRKMYFYL; encoded by the coding sequence ATGGTAGACATTCATTCACATATATTACCCAAAATTGATGATGGATCACAAGGTTTGAGTATGACATATGAAATGCTCAGGAGATGTTCAGATGATGGCGTGAAAAAAATTATAGCCACACCACATTATTATGATTGTAGTAGTGCTGAATTTAGAAAAGTTAAGGCTATGGTAAGAATGCTTAATAAACTATTATATAAACAAAATTTGGACATGAAAATCTTTTATGGGCAGGAAGTATATCTGACTGAAAATATATTAAAAGAATATGAAAAAAAGAAAATTGGAACTATTAATGATTCTAGATATATGTTGATAGAACTTAATATGGACAGATTTTCACATACTATGCTCAATATGATTTATGAGCTTAGAATAAGAGATATAGTTCCTATTATTGCACATCCAGAAAGATATAATTTTATATTAAAGAAATCAAATATACTAAATTCTTTAATAAAGGAAGGTTGTTTATTTCAAATAAATTCTGGAAGTATAGAAGGAAATTTTGGATGGAAAGTCAAGAAAAGAGCTAGAATATTGATGAGACATAATATATATAGTTTTATTGGGTCAGATGCACATAATAATAGTAAAAGAAAAACAGGCATAAAGAAATCTTTAAAATTTTTAAAAAAGGTGAATGTAGACTGTGAAGATTATTTTGAAAGCAATTCAGAAAAATTGTTGAACAATCAGATCATTGAATTTAAAGGAGAGAAAATAAATAGAAAAATGTATTTTTATTTATAG
- a CDS encoding glycosyltransferase gives MKLLYIIPNHNMSNECDGVTKKIYFQRQAFKNLSITGKVIFWKDDEIIEQGIENNNTRLLYSDDMNLKEKIRIKKIFETIMKLNIIKDFDCVYIRYPRSSKSFVNFLDNIRFNNNNIKIYLEIVTYPYDKEEIDNVFSNSLKLKSKLGYILRIVQDRIYRKKLRKYVNRIITFSEDENIFKVPTIRTSNGISKEIIGCYKNKNKDTKILNIIGVGGIAKYHGYDRVIRGIKNYIKGEGDKNIIFHIVGDGAELKNLKEIVKRQKLNDNVKFYGYLSGDKLERIYSLADIAIASIGRHRNKIYQLADLKSREYCAKGIPFIKTVKDLDFEDFRYCLNIRADESDVDINEIIKFYEKIEVDENFKEKMYDYALNYLTWESKLKCIL, from the coding sequence GTGAAATTATTATATATAATTCCAAATCATAATATGAGTAACGAGTGTGATGGAGTAACAAAAAAAATATATTTTCAAAGACAAGCCTTCAAAAATTTGAGTATAACAGGAAAAGTTATTTTTTGGAAAGATGATGAGATAATTGAACAAGGTATAGAGAATAATAATACAAGATTGCTGTATTCTGATGATATGAATTTGAAAGAAAAAATAAGAATAAAAAAAATATTTGAAACTATAATGAAGTTAAATATAATTAAAGATTTTGACTGTGTTTATATTAGATATCCAAGATCAAGTAAATCATTTGTTAATTTCTTAGATAATATACGTTTTAATAATAATAATATAAAAATCTACTTAGAGATAGTAACATATCCTTATGATAAAGAAGAAATTGATAATGTATTTTCTAATTCATTAAAATTGAAGAGTAAATTAGGATATATATTAAGAATAGTACAAGATAGAATATATAGAAAAAAATTGAGAAAGTATGTAAATAGAATTATTACTTTTTCAGAAGATGAAAATATTTTTAAAGTTCCAACTATAAGAACTAGTAATGGCATATCAAAGGAAATTATAGGATGCTATAAAAATAAAAATAAAGATACAAAGATATTAAATATAATTGGAGTAGGAGGAATTGCTAAATATCATGGATATGACAGAGTTATTAGAGGAATAAAAAATTATATTAAAGGTGAAGGAGATAAGAATATAATATTTCATATTGTTGGTGATGGAGCAGAATTGAAAAATTTAAAGGAAATAGTTAAAAGGCAAAAATTGAATGACAATGTTAAGTTTTATGGATACTTATCGGGTGATAAATTGGAAAGAATATATTCTTTAGCCGATATAGCTATCGCTAGTATTGGAAGACATAGAAATAAAATTTATCAATTAGCAGATTTAAAATCAAGAGAATACTGTGCAAAAGGAATACCTTTTATAAAAACAGTCAAAGATTTAGATTTTGAGGATTTTAGATACTGTTTAAATATTAGAGCAGATGAAAGTGATGTAGACATTAATGAAATAATTAAGTTTTATGAAAAAATAGAAGTAGATGAAAATTTTAAAGAAAAAATGTACGATTATGCATTAAATTATCTTACATGGGAAAGCAAATTAAAATGTATATTATAA